The following proteins come from a genomic window of Synechococcus sp. BIOS-E4-1:
- a CDS encoding ATP-dependent DNA ligase: protein MDAFAALIEELDQITGTKRKIDLIAGHLQRSDAHDAAWSVLLLMGERRKRLITGRRLRDILQQASAMPDWLFDDCQSHVGDSAETLSLLWPQLSNDIPARIHNPAVTTWVDQLSSSPPLYWWMEELLPAVAAMEPDQQSNIVLAIWESLPCDRLFLFNKLLTGGFRIGVARGLVVKAIATGFQLEEALVLERLMTPGVASEQWFRSLTAIADGERSNRGPVPYPFFLASPLKQDTLEATSASEWWVEHKWDGIRGQLIQRENGTYLWSRGEELINEQFPELIDMAEAIPADTVLDGEVICWAELEKQPRPFSDLQRRLGRKNVGRKLRLECPVSFVAYDLLESNGDDLRSTSLQERLEQLGDLQQRMDTSSEGWRCRLSSGQRLQRWNQLDRLRQEAVEQGAEGVMLKHLQSPYLSGRKRGHWWKHKRDPMTLDAVLIYAQAGRGRRANLFTDYTFALWDQQSELTSNRQLVTFAKAYSGLNDAEILELDRWIRRHTRERFGPTRSVDPELVFEIGFEGIQASKRHKCGLAVRFPRILRWRSDRTADSANTIEDAQTLCDQLVQRTRST, encoded by the coding sequence ATGGATGCTTTCGCGGCTCTGATCGAGGAGCTGGATCAGATCACTGGAACGAAACGCAAGATTGATCTGATCGCTGGACATCTGCAGCGATCAGATGCTCATGACGCAGCCTGGTCGGTGTTGCTGCTGATGGGTGAGCGGCGCAAACGTTTGATCACCGGTCGACGGCTGCGCGACATTCTTCAGCAGGCGAGCGCAATGCCTGACTGGTTGTTCGATGACTGTCAGAGCCATGTCGGCGATTCTGCGGAAACCCTTTCGCTGCTCTGGCCACAACTGAGCAACGACATCCCGGCTCGTATTCACAACCCTGCCGTGACGACCTGGGTTGATCAGCTCAGCAGCTCACCACCGCTGTACTGGTGGATGGAGGAACTGCTGCCTGCCGTCGCAGCGATGGAACCTGATCAACAAAGCAACATCGTGCTGGCGATCTGGGAGTCACTGCCTTGTGATCGTCTGTTTCTGTTCAACAAGCTGCTGACAGGCGGCTTCCGCATCGGCGTCGCCCGAGGATTGGTCGTGAAAGCGATCGCCACTGGATTTCAGCTCGAGGAAGCTCTGGTTCTGGAGCGACTGATGACACCGGGAGTGGCGTCAGAGCAATGGTTTCGCTCTCTGACTGCGATCGCCGACGGAGAACGCTCCAACAGAGGACCGGTGCCCTATCCGTTTTTTCTGGCCAGTCCGCTGAAACAGGACACGCTCGAGGCCACCTCGGCATCGGAGTGGTGGGTGGAGCACAAGTGGGATGGCATCCGCGGACAGCTGATTCAGCGCGAAAACGGAACCTACCTCTGGAGTCGTGGCGAAGAACTGATCAACGAGCAGTTCCCGGAACTGATTGACATGGCGGAAGCGATTCCCGCCGACACGGTGCTTGATGGCGAAGTCATCTGCTGGGCAGAGCTTGAGAAGCAACCCAGACCCTTCAGTGATCTGCAGCGGCGGCTCGGCCGCAAAAACGTCGGCCGCAAACTGAGGCTGGAGTGTCCTGTGAGTTTCGTGGCCTATGACCTGCTGGAAAGCAATGGAGACGATCTGCGCTCGACATCTCTGCAGGAGCGGCTGGAACAACTCGGCGATCTTCAACAACGCATGGACACCAGCTCGGAGGGGTGGCGTTGCCGACTCAGCAGTGGACAACGACTGCAACGTTGGAATCAGCTCGATCGACTGCGCCAAGAGGCCGTGGAGCAGGGTGCCGAAGGAGTGATGCTCAAACACTTGCAATCGCCCTATCTGAGTGGGCGCAAACGCGGACACTGGTGGAAACACAAACGCGATCCAATGACCCTGGATGCGGTGCTGATCTACGCACAGGCAGGGCGCGGACGTCGCGCCAACCTGTTCACGGATTACACCTTCGCACTCTGGGACCAACAGTCGGAGCTAACCAGCAACCGTCAGTTGGTGACGTTCGCCAAGGCCTATTCCGGATTGAACGACGCCGAGATCCTCGAACTGGATCGATGGATCCGCCGTCACACGCGCGAACGCTTCGGTCCAACCCGCTCGGTGGACCCTGAACTGGTGTTCGAAATCGGATTTGAAGGCATTCAGGCCTCAAAGCGCCACAAGTGTGGCCTGGCAGTTCGTTTTCCCAGGATCCTGCGATGGCGGAGTGACCGCACGGCCGACAGCGCCAACACCATCGAAGATGCTCAAACACTCTGCGATCAATTAGTTCAGCGAACGCGATCAACGTGA